TGCCTCTCATTGTAATGTTCTTTAAGGAACCGCTTGGGTCTTGGGTTGATAAAATCAAAAATAAAGAAAAGGCTCAGGAAGAACACGCAAGCAAAGTGGAATTTTTCATACAGAGCTTTTTTGAACTGTTCGAAGTAATGTTGAGTTATATCACCAACACTATATCATTCGTACGTATCGGGGCTTTTGCATTGAACCATGCAGGCTTGATGATGTTCGTGTTTATCCTTGCCAGAATGTCAGGCAGTTCAGATAATATCTTTGTTGTAGTAATCGGCAATCTCTTAGTAATAGGAATTGAAGGTTTGATTGTCGGAATTCAGGTTCTGAGACTTCAGTTCTACGAGCTTTTCAGCCACTTTTACAGTGGAGAAGGCAAACCGTTTGAAGCGCTCACTATTCAATATAAAAAATAATTTTGGAGGGTGTTCATATGATTATCACATTATCAGTTACCTTAGTTGCAATTATCTTATCCCCATTTGTTCTTTTAAAAACCAAGCTTCCTATCAGGAGCCATAAGGCAGTTATTTTAACAAATATCGGAATGTTCTTTATGGTTTCTCTGGCGCTTACAGTTGCGATTTTCGCTACTCCTACAGCTGCCGCGACAGCAATCCCTACAGCAGCTGCTGCAGCTACTGCAAGCAGTAATGGTTTAGGTTATCTTTCAGCAGCTATCTGCACAGGTGTTGCATGTATAGGCGCCGGCATCGCCGTTGCAGCCGGTGCATCAGCAGCTATCGGTGCTACAAGTGAGAATCCTGGAATGTTTGGTAAAAGTCTAATATTTGTTGCACTTGGCGAAGGAATCGTTCTGTATGGACTTCTTATTTCCTTCCAGATTCTAAATAAACTTGGCTAATATTGAAGGGTCATTATGAAATATTTTCTGATCAGCGATAATATGGATACAATCACTGGCTTACGGCTCGTGGGTATTGAAGGTGTCCTTGCCAAAACAAAAGAAGAGGCTGAAAAGGCGCTTTCAACAGCGGTAAATGATAAGGATGTAGCAATTATTATCATTACGGAAAAACTTAAAAAATTATGCGTTGACAGTGTGTCAAACATATTGTTTCATCGTGCCTCTCCGCTGATTGTGGAAATACCAGACAGACACGGTTTTGGGCGTGATCGTGATTCTCTGTCCAGCTTTATAAGCGAAGCGATTGGTCTTAAGCTATAACTTGGCACTTTTTTGTGCAGGTGGAGGTAATTATGGATAGTTCAAATAGTTTAAACGAAAATATACAAAATTTCAGACAAGCCGTAATTGACGAAGCAGTACGTGAGAAAAATGCTTTGGAATCACAGCTTGACGAAATCGAAAGCAAAGAAATGGATGAAGCCGAGAATAATGCTCTTGCAGAGTCTTATACACGTATTCATCGTGAAATGGCTTCCATTACCAATGCTGCTAACAAAAAAGTTTCTCAGAAAACACTTGAGATAAAAAAAGAATTGCTTATCCGTCGTGATTCAATAAAGCAGCATATATTTGATAAAGTTAAAGCTAACATAGCAGCGTATACAAATACTGCTGAATATGATAATTATTTTACCGATATTTTAAACGTTGTTCATAACGAAATCGGAATGGCGACTGATCTTAATGTAGAAATTTCCACAATTGACATGAAAAGATCCGACTCTATCAAAAGCACTCTCGGTAATGTCAACATCATAGAGAATCCATCGATCATCGGGGGCATAATCGCATATTCAAAATCACTTGGCAAATATATTAATAAAACTTTCAACTCAAAAATCGATGATGAAATGGAACATTTTATTGAATATTGTAAATTCCCCGATTAATTGATTTTAGTGCATCAAAGTAAAGCAGGTGAGCAAGTGTCAAAAGAAAAAAATTATAAAATACATGGCATCAACGGCCCTGTTGTTACAATCGAAGGAACAACCGAACTGTTCATGCGTGAAATGGTTCACGTCGGAAACAAGCGTTTAACTGGTGAAGTTATTCTTATCTCTGACGAAAGAACAACTATCCAGGTATATGAAGACACCGGCGGTTTGTATCCGGGAGAGCCCGTTACAGGAACTGGTAAACCGATGTCTGTTAAACTCGGACCAGGTATACTGTCAAACATTTTCGATGGAATTGAAAGACCGTTAAAATTTATTGCAGAAAAAACAGGGGTATTCATAGAAAACGGAGTCGACGTTCCTCCCCTTGATGCCGAAAGAAAATGGAATGTAGCCATTAAAGTAAAGCAGGGCGAGACTGTAAATGAGGGGCAAGTTTACGCCACTCTGCCTGAAACCGCACTAATCGAACACAGATGTCTTGTTCCATTCCAATGTGACGGAGAAGTTACTTTTACTGCTCCTGACGGCGAATACAAAATAGATGATGTTATTGTTAAGGTAAAAGATAAACATAGCAACGTTCACGAACTGACGCTCGCTCAATACTGGCCTATCCGTGAACCCAGACATT
The window above is part of the Bacillota bacterium genome. Proteins encoded here:
- a CDS encoding V-type ATP synthase subunit F, with translation MKYFLISDNMDTITGLRLVGIEGVLAKTKEEAEKALSTAVNDKDVAIIIITEKLKKLCVDSVSNILFHRASPLIVEIPDRHGFGRDRDSLSSFISEAIGLKL
- a CDS encoding ATP synthase subunit C, with protein sequence MIITLSVTLVAIILSPFVLLKTKLPIRSHKAVILTNIGMFFMVSLALTVAIFATPTAAATAIPTAAAAATASSNGLGYLSAAICTGVACIGAGIAVAAGASAAIGATSENPGMFGKSLIFVALGEGIVLYGLLISFQILNKLG